A region of the Flintibacter sp. KGMB00164 genome:
ATAATAGGTGGTCTCAGGCAGCAGGTCCAGGTTCAGGGTTGCTGCCCCTCCCCACTGTCCGGCGTCCAGCGCATACTGGTTGAGCTGATTTTCTTCTCCATCATAGACGCTCAGTCTCAAGTCGCTGGTCTCCGGCGTCTGATTGACCGAAGTAATTGCATAGGTGGCATTTTCCGTCTCATCGGTGGTAAAGGAGAACCACTGGGTCTCCTCCCGGACGGTCTTGCTTTTCAGCTTGGTGTCCAGAGGAACCTCCTCGGCACGCTCCCGCTCGCTTCCCCCGGTCACCTCTTCCACTTTGGGCTGCTCCGCCTGAGAGCCGGAGGATGATGTACTCTCCGCCCCCGAGCCGCTCCCGCTGCCGCTTGGCGCTTTCTCCCCGCAGGCGGCCAGCGTCAGCAGCAGCGCGGACGCCAGCACCAGGGATACCAGATTCTTTTTTGTCATACTGTGTTTCTCCCTTCCGGTATTCTCTCTTATTTCTTCGCCCATTGCGGGCAGCCGATCATTATCGTTTGGCATCATCTCTGGCCTGCTTGGCCCGGTTGGATGCCACATAGCCATCATAGGTACCGGCATATGTTTTTGCTCGACTTTCATGGAAGATGGCCCGATCCTTTGCCTGATATTGCCGCCAAGCCCGCTCATTCGCCTCCCGATAGGGATCCGGACCGGAGCTGGAGACCGGAGCGTTGGAGCCCATGATCCAATCGCCGACCGCTTTCCCGGTGCTGTCTGCAAAGCGCTCCACCATACCGACTCGTCTCCGCGGAGCCTGCCGCTGCTGCGGAGCCACATTTGCCCTGGTGAAGAAAACCAAAAACCGCTCTGCCAGAGGCACCAGGAATTTGTAGATCAGGTACAGCATGGCCAATGTAGCAAGCAGCTCAAAGAAGCCCGCCTGGCCCTGCAAAAAGACGTTTACGCTTTCAAATCCGATGAGGATCAAGGCAAACAGCATGAAGTATCGAAAGCATTTTCCGACTAATTTTGCAATAAAGTTCATACTATGCTCTCCTTTACTTTAAAACATGAACATCCCGTGTGCCTGGCTGTCCCACCGGCATAGAGGTGTCGCTGGGCCAATAGGTGGCCTCAGGATCAATGCTGAAGGTCAGATGCTGACCGTCATATTGTTCCAGCCCCTCTGCGTAGGCAACTGAGATCACACGCACGGTATCGCTTCTTGGAGCACCCACCGGATCGCCCGACTGCAATTCCATCTCCTGGGGAGTATCCAGCACAATGAGGTGGAAGGTCTGGCTGGGGTCAGACCAGGGAGCGTTGGGATCAGGGCAGCCCTGAAGGGCAATGACTTCTTCATAGCTGTAAGTATCAATGGTTCCGGTAAAGACGATGCGGTCTCCATCGGTGGGAAGCTCACCCTCTGTCCCGTTGTCGGCAGATGAATCAGATGAACCGTCCGGCTGAGTCGTCCCGTTCTCCGGCGTCCAGCTGTCCAGCGCAGCAGTATCGGCAATGTCATGCCAGGGGATATCTATGAAACTCAGCTCCTGAGGAATGGCATCCATGCGTCCGGACCACTGTTTCTCCCGCACCAGGGAGCCATTCGAAAGGGTGATTCGAGTAATATCCGTGCTTCCGGTCCCGCCTGATATCTCCGTCAAGCGCAGTCCCATTCCATCGCCCTGGAGGGAAAGGCCGGAATTGTAGCCGCCTCCTCCACCGTACTCCTCCAGCGCCTCCTCCGGCTGGATCACCTGGTCGGTGTCAGGGTCGTACTGGAACAGCCGCACCCGATCACTGTAATCGTCCCCCTCCTGAGAGAGAAGCAGCGTGGGCACCGGGTCGTCGGGCTCCAGCTGAACCAGAGCATAGCGGTAGTTGCCGGTAGGGGTCACGGGATAGGGTGAATAGGAATAGCTGTCCGCCTGGGAGACGATAAGGCGGTACTGCTCCAAGGCCTGGTCTGCCGGGTCCTCCTCGGTCTGAACAGGAGCGGAACCGTCCGAGACGCTCACAGAGGAATTGGAATTCTCCCCCGGCCCGGCGGCGGGCTGAGACAGGCGGCTGACACCGTACACGCCTGCGCCGATCACCGCCACAGCGGCGACGGCAATGAGACCCAGCTTGGCCGCTCCCAGGCCGCCGGCAGCCGCTTTGGCTCCAACGGCAGCCGCCGTTCCGCCCTGGGATGCCGCCCCGGCACCAGTGGCGGAGGCAGCACCAGCTCCAGCCGCTCCGGCCTGGCCGGCGCTTGCCAGCACATTCTGGAGGATCTGCCCGTTTGGCAGCTGGGCCGCCTGGGCCTCCTGGGCCCCCATAAGCCACAGCAGGAAGGGAATGGGCGCCAGACCGTAGAGCTTGGTCCCCTTCTTCTCCAGGTCCCGGACCTGGGCCTCAATCTTCCGGCGGCCGTACAGCAGACGGCTTTTCACCGCGCTCTCCGACGCCCCCAGGGCAGCGGCAATGTCCTTTACCGGCATCTCCTGGTAGTAGTACATACCGATGACCGCCCGCTGGTCCTCCGGCAATCCGTCGATGATCTCGCGCACCAGCCGGGTAGTCTCCGCCCGGTCCAGCACCTCATCGGGGAGGTTCCCGGCGTCGAGATCAGCAAAATGCTCCTCCACCGGCTCGTCCGGCTTCTCTCCGGCGGCCAGGTCGGTAAAGAGCATGGGCTTCTTCTTTTTCAAATAGTCCCGGGCCGTGTTGGCCCCGATCTGCCGCACCCAGGGAGAAAACTTGCTGTCGCCCTGGAAGCCGTCCAAGTGAGTAAAGGCCTTCACGTAGGTATCCTGCAGCAGATCCAGGACCGTATCCTCGTCCTTGATCATGGACTTGATGGTGTAGAACACCTCGTTGTAGGTCTTCTCGTACAGGGCAGCCAGGGCATTCTGGTTCCCTTCCCGGGCCAGAGCCACCAGACCGGCCAGCCCGTCTCCCGCTTGCTCCTCCTTGCAGTAGGGACAGGCATTACTTCCCTTGGGAATGGTTCTTCCACACCGATCACAGTTCATGGTGTTCGCCTCCATGTAAGTTTTCTTTGGTGAGCTTCTGCAGGATCTCTACTTTTTTCGTTCGGTCAATGGGGAAGGATTCCACCGCAGCCCGGATGATTCTCCGTATCATCTGTTCCATTTCTCTCTCCTCCGCTTCATAGGGCTTTCCCTGATCGTCAGGTCCCTGACACCCATGTAACGAATCTGGAGGCTGTCCGGTTGCATCCTTTTTTATTTTTTTATAAAAAAATTTTGTTCTACCTAAGACCGGTAAAACAGATGGAAGCTATCCCCGCTTTTTTCCTATTCTAGCACATGTTGCCACGTGTCTCAAGGGCAGGCAAAAGCCACTCGTTAACAGGCAAAAGGACTTCAACAACTCCCACCCACACCCCACCACGGATGAGGTAGAGCCGTTGCTCCAGGTAGTTTGAGAGCGTCATCCAGTGTTTTTTGCTTATCTGTGATGAGCTCTGTGTATCTGGACACAGTATACCGACTCATGGACGCGCTAGCGCGCTAAATTTTTTACCTTACATTTTATACAAAGCTCGCTTTTTCTTGGTTGCATATTCTTCAAAAAGTTGTCTTATTAAAATGAGTAGCTACATTAGTTTCTCTTATAACATATGAGACACTGCACAACATAATAAGGGGGTTAAACCAATGAAAATTCTGCATTCTATTATCGGGATGACTCTTGCTTTTGGCATGGCAATCACACTTCCCTCCGCAGCCAGCCCCATCGAGGCAAACGAGGCAAAGACAGCAACAGAAAGGCTTGCGTACCTGGATCTCAATTCTGCCACTTCTTATGCCGAAAAGGAACAAATTCTTGCTGCCAGATACGCAATCATCTATGGCGATCAAGCTTGGACCGTAGATCATGCCGTCAGTGTTCTGAACTATACAACTGGAACTGTTACGGCCTTACCTGACTTTTATGACTTGTTCCCGGATGATTGGGATATCCCCGCTATTTCTGATGGTCACTCCGTCGCCTCTGCAAGCGGTGTGGCCAAGCCCTCCAGCAACGTGGAATTTGTGGGAAATGTGAGTATTGTGGCCTCTACTGGGCACCAAGGCAGCATTGTTCCTTTTTTCCGATTCACCTGTATAAAAAATAACGTTCCTATCGGTCTATACCTCTCCTCTTTCCCAGGAACTAATTATAACGCCGGATTTTGCGATGAATATACGGGAAAGGGAATTGGCTGGTGCCCCGGTTTGGTTGTTCGGGAAACCGGGCTTCAGCTCAATCATCCGATTTTGGGTGCGCGTTATGGGTCCGTAGTTTGTGTTGAGAATCATTCTGCCATGGGGCGCGTCAAGCAGGATTATGTCTCCAATTTCAGCCGAAAATTAGGCTGGTAAAATTCTTTTCTATTCGAGGCGATGAACTCCGCTTCCAACATAAAACCGTTCCCCATCATGAATAAATTTTGTTAAAAAATTCTGGTTGCGTTTTTCCGTGGTGTGCGTCTTATATAGAAATAGGACATATTCAGCCCGGTGGTGATTTCGTGTACATAGAGAAAGAAACACATCGCGGCAAGGACGACGACCGTCAATTTATCCTCGATCTTTACCGGGATTTTTGCCGTTTGATGTTCTTTACCGCCCAAAAATATTGTTCTGATCCCCTCCAGCAGGAGGAGGTGGTACAGGAGAGCCTGCGCAAGCTCATTGAAAAGGTGGGCACGCTCCGTACCCTCAAGCCCTCCGTCTTGGCTTCCTACATCGTGGCCACGGTGCGCAACACTGCCATCTCCTACCTGCGTGCCCAGGCCAAGGACAAGGCGGTGGTTAGCTTGGAGGATTTGAGCGAAGAGCCCGCTTCCCAGGAGTCTATGGATGAGGCGCTCATTCTCCAGGAGGAGCTGGCCCCCCTGCGCGCCATCTGGCCCCAGCTGAGTCGGGAGGATCAGCTGCTGCTGGAGGGCAAATACCTTCTGGGGTACAGCAGCGCCCAACTGGCACAGCAGTTGGGGTATGAACCCGCCAATGTGCGCATGAAGCTGACCCGTGCCCGGCGGAGAGCTTTGAAGCTGATGAAGAAGGGAGGGAACGGTCATGACCAACCGTGAAACGCGGAAGGAGCAGTATGAGGACGCCCTGTTCGCCCTGTTGATGGACGATATGGCCCAGGAGGACGGCGAGGAACTGCTACGGCTCAACGAGCAGCTCAAGCAGGATCCCGGCGCCGCGGTGCCCGAGGCGGTACAGCGCCGCTGCGAGAGGGTCATTGGAACTGCCTTTTCCAAAAGGCAGTTCCAAGCCACCGGGCGTCGGACAGCCCGGTGGCTCGGCCGGCTCCTC
Encoded here:
- a CDS encoding sigma-70 family RNA polymerase sigma factor, which encodes MNCDRCGRTIPKGSNACPYCKEEQAGDGLAGLVALAREGNQNALAALYEKTYNEVFYTIKSMIKDEDTVLDLLQDTYVKAFTHLDGFQGDSKFSPWVRQIGANTARDYLKKKKPMLFTDLAAGEKPDEPVEEHFADLDAGNLPDEVLDRAETTRLVREIIDGLPEDQRAVIGMYYYQEMPVKDIAAALGASESAVKSRLLYGRRKIEAQVRDLEKKGTKLYGLAPIPFLLWLMGAQEAQAAQLPNGQILQNVLASAGQAGAAGAGAASATGAGAASQGGTAAAVGAKAAAGGLGAAKLGLIAVAAVAVIGAGVYGVSRLSQPAAGPGENSNSSVSVSDGSAPVQTEEDPADQALEQYRLIVSQADSYSYSPYPVTPTGNYRYALVQLEPDDPVPTLLLSQEGDDYSDRVRLFQYDPDTDQVIQPEEALEEYGGGGGYNSGLSLQGDGMGLRLTEISGGTGSTDITRITLSNGSLVREKQWSGRMDAIPQELSFIDIPWHDIADTAALDSWTPENGTTQPDGSSDSSADNGTEGELPTDGDRIVFTGTIDTYSYEEVIALQGCPDPNAPWSDPSQTFHLIVLDTPQEMELQSGDPVGAPRSDTVRVISVAYAEGLEQYDGQHLTFSIDPEATYWPSDTSMPVGQPGTRDVHVLK
- a CDS encoding sigma-70 family RNA polymerase sigma factor; this translates as MYIEKETHRGKDDDRQFILDLYRDFCRLMFFTAQKYCSDPLQQEEVVQESLRKLIEKVGTLRTLKPSVLASYIVATVRNTAISYLRAQAKDKAVVSLEDLSEEPASQESMDEALILQEELAPLRAIWPQLSREDQLLLEGKYLLGYSSAQLAQQLGYEPANVRMKLTRARRRALKLMKKGGNGHDQP